The following coding sequences are from one Shewanella putrefaciens window:
- a CDS encoding TonB-dependent receptor plug domain-containing protein — MLRSNLLANSVRLALVGGAAAVALTAPMAFAAEDGAKVERIEVTGSRIKRTDMEAASPVLVMNREEIAATGLVSLGDILQTIPSAGAALNTAFNNGGNGSTNMDLRNLGSQRLLVLVNGRRWISSLGSTVDMNTIPTAAVERIEVLKDGASAVYGSDAIAGVVNIITRKDFEGVEVSVYGGENLSEGDGRQYTTDLTFGISGEKGGLLFNMSHVTQQPIWAGDRDISDTGFSSTTENTRLRVKPSTLSQANQDGLTAAGYAVRSNGLYDLMSLPGTGADTGLDKFRDRTGSDVYNHAPDNYLVTPQNRNAFYVQGYYDLADNLRLVSDFMMTNRKSAQELAPMPVTLGASFGAAASRADIHADNIYNPFGQTLYGDSARAVANGEAAGYVPYALQRRMLEAGSRRYEQNDVTYRAMVGLEGNINDNWSWSAHYIYGQNTQDELTTGLLNLTRINQALGANCDTSTSCTPLNLFGGPGSITDEMVDYITFDSVGRSGLTMKDYAFNISGDIFDLPAGSVGMAIGLERREETGYDTPDPLTVTGESSGNQRDATSGGFRLDEAYVELSIPVIDSLVITPATRYSDHDVYGDNTSSKVGAEFRPMDDLLLRATWAEGYRAPSISDLYAGNADSYPSWTDPCNTRTSSGAVIDVSGKPGCSAVPDGYRQSNTQIRITQVSSPDLKPETSESVTAGFVYNPSWLEGAELTFDYYNIKVKDAIGRYGYNRIATECAEGTNPATCSAIDRDSLGNIVDLRNYLLNANNYDVSGVDMYTGYRFETGFGSFKTSLDMAYVIDNNFNGYNQVGQQYGDGGYPRIKANFYIDWAMGDWDAHWKTRYVHSMMNNYYVDGVYEDYGIPESDFTKKFDAYMVHNISVGYSFAEYNTNVSIGINNLFAEKPESEYINNDMAMSTNNFSVTEYDVNMDRFVYLRATVKF, encoded by the coding sequence ATGCTTAGAAGTAATTTATTAGCTAATTCAGTGCGATTAGCATTAGTTGGTGGCGCCGCTGCTGTAGCATTAACAGCACCAATGGCATTTGCAGCAGAAGATGGTGCAAAAGTTGAACGTATCGAAGTTACTGGTTCTCGTATCAAACGTACAGATATGGAAGCAGCCAGTCCTGTTTTAGTGATGAATCGTGAAGAGATTGCTGCTACAGGTCTAGTTAGCCTTGGTGATATTTTACAAACAATCCCATCAGCGGGTGCTGCGTTAAACACTGCATTTAACAACGGTGGTAACGGCTCGACTAATATGGACCTTCGTAACTTAGGTTCACAACGTTTACTTGTGTTGGTTAATGGTCGTCGTTGGATCTCATCTCTTGGTTCTACTGTTGATATGAACACCATTCCAACAGCTGCAGTTGAGCGTATTGAAGTGCTTAAAGATGGTGCTTCTGCTGTGTATGGTTCAGATGCTATTGCTGGTGTTGTAAACATTATCACTCGAAAAGATTTCGAGGGTGTTGAAGTTTCTGTTTATGGTGGTGAAAACTTAAGCGAAGGTGATGGTCGTCAATATACAACTGACTTGACATTTGGAATAAGTGGTGAAAAGGGCGGTCTTTTGTTTAACATGAGCCATGTTACTCAACAACCTATATGGGCTGGTGACCGTGATATTTCCGACACAGGTTTTAGTAGTACCACGGAAAATACTCGACTCAGAGTGAAACCGTCAACATTATCTCAGGCAAATCAAGATGGACTAACTGCTGCAGGTTATGCTGTTAGAAGTAATGGCCTTTATGATTTAATGTCCTTACCTGGCACTGGTGCTGATACAGGTCTTGATAAGTTTCGTGATCGTACAGGTAGTGATGTGTATAACCATGCACCGGATAACTATTTAGTTACACCACAGAATCGTAATGCCTTCTATGTTCAAGGTTATTATGATTTAGCGGATAATTTAAGATTAGTCAGTGATTTTATGATGACTAACCGTAAATCAGCACAAGAGCTTGCTCCTATGCCTGTTACTTTAGGCGCTTCATTTGGTGCTGCAGCAAGTCGTGCAGATATCCATGCAGATAATATCTATAACCCATTTGGACAGACGTTGTATGGTGATTCTGCTCGTGCTGTAGCTAATGGTGAAGCGGCAGGTTATGTACCTTACGCCTTGCAGCGTCGTATGCTTGAGGCTGGTTCTCGTCGCTATGAACAAAATGATGTGACATATCGTGCCATGGTCGGCCTTGAAGGTAATATCAATGATAATTGGAGCTGGAGTGCTCATTATATTTACGGTCAAAATACCCAAGATGAACTAACAACAGGGCTTCTAAATTTAACGCGAATCAATCAAGCTCTAGGTGCTAATTGCGATACGAGTACGTCTTGTACACCGCTCAATCTTTTTGGTGGGCCGGGAAGTATCACCGATGAGATGGTTGATTACATCACCTTTGATTCTGTTGGGCGATCAGGTTTAACCATGAAAGATTATGCCTTCAACATCTCAGGTGACATCTTTGATTTACCCGCAGGTAGTGTGGGGATGGCAATTGGCTTAGAACGTCGTGAAGAAACGGGTTATGATACACCAGATCCATTAACTGTAACTGGTGAGTCTTCAGGTAACCAACGCGATGCAACATCGGGTGGTTTCCGTTTAGATGAGGCTTATGTTGAGTTGTCTATTCCTGTTATCGATAGTTTAGTTATTACACCTGCTACACGATATTCAGATCATGATGTCTATGGTGATAATACGAGTTCAAAAGTGGGCGCAGAATTCCGTCCTATGGATGATTTATTACTCAGAGCTACATGGGCTGAAGGCTATCGTGCGCCATCTATTTCAGATTTGTATGCTGGTAATGCTGACTCATATCCTAGTTGGACAGATCCTTGTAATACAAGAACTAGTAGCGGTGCTGTTATAGATGTCTCTGGTAAGCCAGGTTGTTCAGCCGTACCAGATGGTTATCGCCAATCAAATACTCAGATCCGTATAACTCAGGTTTCATCACCTGATTTAAAACCAGAAACATCTGAATCGGTAACGGCTGGTTTTGTATATAATCCATCGTGGCTTGAAGGAGCAGAGTTAACCTTTGATTATTACAATATTAAGGTTAAAGATGCGATTGGTCGTTATGGTTACAACCGTATTGCAACTGAATGTGCAGAGGGAACTAATCCAGCAACATGTAGTGCAATTGATCGTGATTCTTTAGGTAATATTGTTGATCTGCGCAACTACCTATTAAATGCTAATAATTACGATGTTAGCGGTGTTGACATGTACACAGGTTATCGTTTTGAAACTGGATTTGGTAGTTTTAAAACCTCCTTGGATATGGCTTATGTTATTGACAACAACTTCAATGGTTATAACCAAGTTGGGCAGCAATATGGTGATGGTGGATATCCTCGTATTAAAGCAAACTTCTATATAGACTGGGCTATGGGTGATTGGGATGCTCACTGGAAAACCCGTTATGTACATAGCATGATGAACAACTATTATGTTGATGGCGTTTATGAGGATTATGGTATACCTGAAAGTGATTTTACCAAGAAGTTTGATGCTTATATGGTACATAATATTTCTGTAGGCTATTCATTTGCTGAATACAACACAAATGTTAGCATAGGTATTAATAACTTATTTGCGGAAAAGCCAGAGTCAGAGTACATTAACAATGATATGGCAATGTCTACCAACAACTTCTCTGTTACTGAGTATGATGTGAATATGGATCGCTTCGTTTATTTACGTGCAACAGTTAAGTTTTAA
- a CDS encoding DUF3450 domain-containing protein has protein sequence MSKVSNRTKIATALVGVLALASSNLVVADPLTDVLKADSMIHADAAASQKNVDKYFDQAQDMLFEYGSVADERESLKSYNDYVASLVADQQKTMDAVQNDINGVDKLRQGVVPLMFKMVESLEQFVQLDLPFNSEVRTNRVNELKNLLNTAEVTLAEKYRLILDAYSIEREYGSAIAVNQGKLNLDGKEVLVDFFNLGRVALYAQSLDQKTGWIYNSDTKGWDKLDDSYLRELTKGIRIARKQGALDLFALPIPAAETAQ, from the coding sequence ATGTCCAAGGTAAGCAATAGAACAAAAATCGCTACTGCACTTGTCGGCGTGTTGGCATTAGCGAGTAGCAACTTAGTAGTTGCAGATCCTCTTACCGACGTGCTGAAAGCGGATAGTATGATCCATGCTGATGCAGCTGCGTCGCAAAAGAATGTTGATAAGTATTTTGATCAAGCGCAAGACATGCTCTTTGAGTATGGCTCAGTGGCTGATGAGCGTGAGTCTCTGAAATCATATAATGACTATGTAGCCAGTTTAGTCGCTGATCAGCAAAAGACAATGGACGCTGTTCAAAACGACATTAATGGTGTTGACAAGTTACGTCAGGGTGTTGTGCCGTTAATGTTCAAAATGGTGGAATCTTTAGAGCAGTTTGTTCAACTGGATTTACCATTTAACTCTGAAGTGCGTACCAATCGTGTCAATGAGTTAAAAAATCTCCTCAATACAGCCGAAGTGACTCTCGCTGAAAAATACCGATTGATCCTTGATGCTTATAGTATTGAACGTGAATACGGTAGTGCTATTGCTGTAAACCAAGGCAAATTGAACTTAGATGGTAAAGAAGTATTAGTTGATTTCTTTAATTTAGGTCGTGTAGCGCTCTATGCTCAAAGCTTAGATCAAAAGACTGGCTGGATATACAACTCAGATACTAAGGGTTGGGATAAATTAGATGACAGCTATTTGCGCGAACTGACAAAAGGTATCCGCATTGCCCGTAAACAAGGCGCTCTAGATCTATTTGCATTACCAATTCCTGCTGCGGAGACTGCACAATAA
- a CDS encoding MotA/TolQ/ExbB proton channel family protein, which produces MKKLIATAVLAASFSLTAGMVSAADAPKSIDQLLQQVKVDRAAEGKVNSKREQEFQAERGDKAAMLKREKDALAAEKQRGKELNQAFLDNERKIAQLEEDLKTAQGDLGEMFGVVKGEAGDFAGKLVSSNISAQYPNRDKFIADLGARKQLPKIEELEQFWQEQLFEMAQSGKVVKFEGSVTGIDGSVKNTTIHRIGAYNLTADGKYVVYNPELGLIQELSQQPEGYQVSAVGKWEQATAGTAPFYIDPARGVLLNIFTNKASFEDRLEAGGTIGYIIIALLVLGLLISIERLVTMTIIGAQVNSQRKNIDNPGNNALGRILKVYQENKDVDVETLELKLDEAILKETPALESRISIIKVLAAIAPMMGLLGTVTGMIATFQSIQLFGTGDPKLMAGGISMALITTVQGLVAALPLMLMHAIVVARSKSIVQVLEEQSAGIIAAHAEKRAD; this is translated from the coding sequence ATGAAGAAGTTAATTGCTACAGCTGTATTGGCTGCAAGTTTTTCTTTAACTGCTGGTATGGTGAGTGCTGCTGATGCACCTAAGTCCATAGACCAATTATTGCAGCAAGTTAAGGTTGATCGTGCCGCTGAAGGTAAAGTCAACAGCAAACGTGAACAAGAGTTTCAAGCTGAACGTGGCGATAAAGCTGCTATGTTGAAGCGTGAAAAAGATGCATTAGCCGCTGAAAAGCAACGTGGAAAAGAGTTAAATCAAGCGTTTTTAGATAACGAGCGTAAGATCGCTCAATTAGAAGAAGATCTGAAAACAGCTCAAGGTGACTTGGGTGAAATGTTTGGTGTTGTTAAAGGTGAAGCTGGCGATTTTGCGGGTAAACTTGTTAGCTCAAATATTAGTGCTCAATATCCAAACCGTGACAAATTTATTGCCGATTTAGGTGCGCGTAAGCAGCTACCAAAAATTGAAGAATTAGAGCAATTCTGGCAAGAACAGCTATTTGAAATGGCACAATCTGGCAAAGTGGTTAAGTTTGAAGGCTCGGTAACGGGTATTGATGGTAGCGTGAAAAACACGACTATTCACCGTATTGGTGCTTATAACTTAACGGCTGATGGTAAATATGTTGTTTACAATCCTGAGTTAGGTTTAATTCAAGAGTTATCTCAGCAACCTGAAGGTTATCAAGTTAGTGCTGTTGGTAAATGGGAACAAGCAACTGCAGGTACTGCACCGTTCTACATTGACCCAGCCCGCGGCGTGCTGTTAAACATCTTCACCAACAAAGCAAGCTTTGAAGACCGTTTAGAAGCGGGTGGTACTATCGGTTACATCATTATTGCTCTGTTAGTTTTAGGTTTGCTGATCTCCATTGAGCGTCTGGTCACTATGACGATTATTGGTGCTCAAGTTAACAGCCAACGTAAGAACATTGATAATCCTGGTAACAATGCTTTAGGTCGTATCCTCAAAGTGTATCAAGAAAACAAAGACGTTGATGTTGAAACGTTAGAGTTGAAACTTGACGAAGCGATCCTGAAAGAAACGCCAGCATTAGAGTCTCGCATTTCTATCATTAAGGTATTGGCCGCTATCGCGCCTATGATGGGTCTGTTAGGTACTGTAACGGGTATGATTGCAACCTTCCAAAGTATTCAATTGTTTGGTACTGGTGATCCTAAGCTAATGGCTGGTGGTATCTCTATGGCACTGATCACAACGGTTCAAGGTTTAGTAGCAGCTCTGCCATTGATGTTAATGCATGCAATCGTGGTTGCACGTAGTAAATCAATCGTGCAAGTTCTGGAAGAGCAAAGTGCTGGTATTATCGCAGCACATGCTGAGAAGAGGGCTGACTAA
- a CDS encoding MotA/TolQ/ExbB proton channel family protein yields the protein MMLYLMDIWDSVRGFMASGGDVLWLVAAVLFLMWALMLERYWYLNWISPKQHKAIIAAWNAREETTSWYSHRIREAWMSQAKQDLNARMLIIKTLVAICPMIGLLGTVTGMISVFDVMAVQGTSNARLMAAGISMATMPTMAGMVAALSGVFFSTRLDAKMKISLEKLKDSMPHH from the coding sequence ATGATGCTATACCTGATGGACATTTGGGATTCCGTCAGGGGCTTCATGGCCTCCGGAGGTGACGTCCTCTGGTTAGTTGCGGCTGTACTGTTCTTAATGTGGGCATTGATGCTTGAGCGCTATTGGTATCTAAACTGGATATCACCAAAGCAACATAAAGCAATCATCGCTGCATGGAATGCGAGAGAGGAAACGACCTCTTGGTACTCACACCGTATCCGTGAAGCTTGGATGTCCCAAGCAAAACAAGATTTGAATGCACGTATGCTGATTATAAAAACCTTAGTAGCGATTTGTCCTATGATAGGTTTGTTAGGTACTGTAACAGGTATGATTTCAGTGTTCGATGTGATGGCAGTTCAGGGGACGAGTAATGCTCGTTTAATGGCGGCTGGTATTTCAATGGCAACAATGCCCACCATGGCGGGGATGGTTGCAGCATTATCGGGAGTATTTTTTAGTACTCGTCTTGATGCAAAAATGAAAATCAGTTTAGAAAAGCTAAAAGACAGCATGCCGCACCACTAG
- a CDS encoding ExbD/TolR family protein, producing MARKKHSSVDEEAQIDMTPMLDIVFIMLIFFIVTTSFVKPSGLDYNKPKASQATSKPSANIFIGVSKTGVIMMENRQVDIERVTANVERMLAEAPEAAVLIQADKDTQHGLVVKVLDQVKAAGIDKISVAAGND from the coding sequence ATGGCACGTAAAAAGCATTCCAGTGTAGACGAGGAAGCTCAAATTGACATGACACCGATGTTAGACATCGTGTTTATCATGCTGATCTTCTTCATTGTGACAACGTCATTCGTGAAACCATCTGGTTTGGACTATAACAAACCTAAAGCTTCACAAGCGACTTCTAAGCCTTCGGCTAACATCTTTATTGGCGTCAGTAAAACAGGCGTTATTATGATGGAAAACCGTCAGGTTGATATCGAACGTGTGACCGCAAACGTTGAGCGTATGCTAGCTGAGGCTCCAGAGGCTGCAGTGCTTATCCAAGCGGATAAAGACACGCAACACGGCTTAGTGGTTAAAGTTCTAGACCAAGTCAAAGCGGCTGGTATAGATAAGATTTCGGTTGCTGCGGGGAACGATTAA
- a CDS encoding energy transducer TonB produces MLRALVSIIIGAAVTFGLFAFMAFLVGGGAQRAETSAETPVIEITMDRQDSKAQNKPRVVPKPPPPPEQPQKPDTTPPDTSSNIDTSMSFNMGGVEAGGPSTGFKLGNMMTRDGDATPIVRIEPQYPIAAARDGKEGWVQLRFTINELGGVDDVEVIQAEPKRLFDKEAIRALKKWKYKPKIVDGKPLKQPGMTVQLDFTLDKGGN; encoded by the coding sequence ATGCTAAGAGCACTAGTATCAATCATTATTGGTGCTGCTGTGACTTTTGGTCTGTTCGCTTTTATGGCGTTCTTGGTCGGTGGTGGGGCGCAGCGCGCTGAAACATCGGCCGAGACCCCTGTAATTGAAATCACGATGGATAGACAGGATTCAAAAGCACAGAATAAGCCACGAGTGGTGCCTAAACCGCCACCACCACCAGAGCAGCCACAGAAGCCTGATACTACACCTCCGGATACTTCTTCCAATATTGATACTTCAATGTCATTCAATATGGGCGGAGTTGAAGCAGGTGGTCCAAGTACTGGTTTTAAATTAGGTAATATGATGACTCGTGATGGCGATGCAACACCTATCGTACGCATCGAGCCACAATACCCTATTGCAGCAGCACGTGATGGCAAAGAAGGTTGGGTACAATTGCGTTTTACCATTAACGAGTTAGGCGGTGTAGATGACGTTGAAGTTATCCAAGCCGAACCTAAGCGTTTATTCGATAAAGAAGCAATTCGTGCACTTAAAAAGTGGAAATATAAGCCAAAGATAGTTGATGGCAAACCACTTAAGCAACCGGGTATGACAGTCCAACTTGACTTCACTTTAGATAAAGGAGGCAACTAA
- a CDS encoding tetratricopeptide repeat protein, whose translation MRNANKIAALLLLSLFGSTVSSAIAAEKCEIDSRQSKAVGESAAKKVQKSFEAYTNGQLDEAISILLEANAKNDFDKAYVARMLGNFYAEKGKMDTAIKYLKQAVEADILGGTDHAATLRLYADLLLQEKKFKEAIPYYYKWMEFTCKTDAQMYRRIGIAHTELKQWDKVIEVADKGISLASSPDKGLYQMKLTSYFNQKKYKQAVGVLETMVPLFPEDGRLWVQLAQFYLMVEDYDKSLATYDLAYRNGFLADSASNITRLAQLMAQKGAPYQAAKIYHKHIKSGLIAQEAKSFEILAGFYQNAKEFKEAAEFYGKAAAISNDGKLYLKQGRLLSLDGNYTAAIPVLEKAISLGIDHPGEANFELALAHLSLKQYKSAYNRAQLAAKDKKTEKSANSYISYIKEKARMHNVAL comes from the coding sequence ATGCGTAATGCTAATAAAATCGCAGCCCTATTATTGCTCTCTTTATTTGGCAGTACAGTTTCATCAGCAATTGCTGCTGAAAAGTGTGAAATTGATAGCCGCCAATCTAAAGCCGTAGGTGAAAGTGCTGCAAAAAAGGTTCAGAAATCTTTTGAAGCTTATACTAATGGTCAGCTTGATGAGGCTATTTCTATATTGCTTGAAGCAAATGCTAAGAATGATTTCGATAAAGCGTATGTTGCACGTATGCTAGGTAACTTTTATGCCGAAAAAGGCAAAATGGATACTGCGATCAAATACCTAAAGCAAGCTGTAGAAGCGGATATTTTAGGTGGAACGGATCACGCTGCAACATTACGTCTCTATGCTGATTTATTGTTACAAGAGAAGAAGTTTAAGGAAGCTATTCCTTATTACTACAAGTGGATGGAATTCACCTGTAAAACTGACGCTCAAATGTATCGCCGTATTGGTATTGCACATACAGAGCTAAAACAGTGGGATAAAGTGATTGAAGTGGCCGACAAAGGCATTTCTCTTGCTTCATCTCCTGATAAAGGTTTGTATCAGATGAAGCTAACGTCTTACTTCAATCAGAAGAAGTATAAGCAAGCCGTTGGCGTGTTAGAAACCATGGTGCCTTTATTTCCAGAAGATGGCAGATTATGGGTTCAATTAGCACAGTTTTATCTGATGGTAGAGGATTACGATAAATCACTTGCGACTTACGATTTAGCCTACAGAAATGGTTTCTTAGCAGATAGTGCGAGTAATATTACTCGTTTAGCGCAACTGATGGCACAGAAAGGTGCTCCATATCAGGCTGCTAAAATCTATCATAAGCACATTAAGTCTGGTTTGATCGCGCAAGAAGCTAAATCTTTTGAGATTTTGGCTGGTTTCTACCAAAACGCAAAAGAGTTTAAGGAGGCCGCTGAGTTCTATGGTAAGGCTGCGGCTATCAGCAATGATGGTAAGCTTTACTTAAAACAAGGTCGTCTACTGAGCTTAGATGGAAATTATACTGCTGCGATACCTGTCCTTGAAAAGGCAATATCGCTAGGTATTGATCATCCAGGTGAGGCAAACTTTGAATTGGCATTAGCTCATTTAAGTTTGAAGCAATATAAGTCTGCTTATAACCGTGCACAATTGGCGGCAAAAGATAAGAAGACTGAAAAGAGTGCAAATAGCTATATCTCTTATATTAAAGAGAAAGCTCGTATGCATAATGTTGCGCTTTAA
- a CDS encoding diguanylate cyclase domain-containing protein, with amino-acid sequence MIYSFHNSGFRDPETGVYNQTYFMEVFNREWHRHMREHQSLALLYLCPHIHETVKQPHLLEFFTKQVQEALLRATDMIARLDHNHFALGLFNIDEEGTEVVLERIDQHIRKFNQEFGKNHKLKIDYKLAACICTPTQKQKVDVLFASVSKLSQELEKEQLQSQALIRLQ; translated from the coding sequence ATGATCTACTCATTTCACAATTCGGGGTTTCGAGATCCAGAAACGGGGGTCTACAACCAAACCTATTTCATGGAGGTGTTTAACCGTGAATGGCATCGACATATGAGAGAGCACCAAAGCTTGGCACTATTGTATCTGTGCCCTCACATTCATGAAACCGTCAAACAACCCCATTTACTCGAATTCTTCACCAAACAAGTCCAAGAAGCCTTACTTAGGGCAACAGATATGATTGCAAGGCTCGATCATAATCATTTTGCCTTAGGCTTATTTAATATTGATGAAGAAGGTACTGAAGTTGTTTTAGAGCGTATTGATCAACATATACGCAAATTTAATCAAGAATTTGGTAAAAATCATAAGTTAAAAATCGATTATAAACTTGCTGCATGTATTTGTACGCCAACACAAAAGCAAAAAGTTGACGTTTTATTTGCGAGTGTATCTAAATTATCTCAAGAGCTTGAAAAGGAGCAGCTACAATCTCAAGCATTGATTCGCCTACAGTAA
- a CDS encoding DUF885 domain-containing protein, with the protein MKLSLLAGTLALMLALQGCSKPEANLSQESRSAKANTAQSDRQTAEQEYLALVDTYFNDYLKLEPIYATFVGVNDYNAEFGGDLSEEYLKARHDLNTRYLAKVKAIDVQLLPADLQLSYALFVYDREMALVDETFPSRFMPISQFYSTVITMVQLGSGESAQPFNTVQDYRNWEQRVDGFITWLQLAQNRMNEGIESKVVLPRVLVERIIPQLDTMLATDVTQSIFYSPIQHFPEHFSEQDKIALTNSYQAMIGERLVPALTGLRDYFKQTYLPKSRATDGWSGLPNGKAWYQQLANAHTTTTMPVDEIHQIGLSEVARILSEMDKVREQVGFKGDLKAFFASLSSELQYFYSDRQGLIDGYMVLKDKINQVLPNYFNVMPKADYVVKPVESFREQSAAGASYESPAVDGSRPGVFYINTYNLKAQPKWGMTTLSLHEAAPGHHFQIAIKQELTGVPEFQRFSGYTAFEEGWALYAEYLGIEMGLFNDPYQYFGKLSDEMLRAMRLVVDTGLHAKGWSREQAIQYMKDNSPMAESDIVAEVERYMAIPGQALSYKVGQLKILALRDRAQKALGDKFDLKAFHDQILTSGSLPMAVMEQKIDRWIAAYQA; encoded by the coding sequence ATGAAATTGAGTTTACTGGCTGGAACATTGGCGTTGATGTTGGCGCTACAAGGTTGTTCAAAACCTGAGGCTAATCTGTCCCAAGAAAGTCGCTCGGCTAAGGCGAACACCGCACAGAGTGATAGGCAAACCGCCGAACAAGAGTATTTGGCGCTGGTAGATACTTATTTTAATGATTATCTAAAGCTTGAACCTATTTATGCGACTTTTGTCGGTGTAAACGACTATAACGCTGAATTTGGTGGTGATTTGAGCGAAGAGTATCTCAAGGCTCGCCATGATCTAAATACTCGATATTTAGCGAAGGTTAAGGCGATTGATGTTCAGTTGTTACCAGCGGATCTCCAGCTCAGTTATGCCTTATTTGTGTATGATCGTGAGATGGCACTTGTAGATGAAACCTTCCCGTCTCGCTTTATGCCGATAAGTCAGTTCTACAGTACTGTGATTACTATGGTTCAGCTCGGTAGTGGTGAAAGCGCTCAACCTTTTAACACAGTTCAAGATTATCGTAATTGGGAGCAGAGAGTTGATGGTTTTATTACGTGGCTCCAACTTGCTCAAAATCGTATGAATGAAGGGATTGAAAGTAAAGTTGTACTGCCGCGAGTGTTGGTTGAACGCATCATTCCGCAGTTAGACACTATGCTCGCAACAGATGTTACTCAAAGTATTTTTTACTCACCTATTCAGCATTTTCCTGAACATTTTTCTGAACAGGACAAAATCGCATTAACCAACAGTTACCAAGCGATGATAGGCGAGCGATTAGTACCGGCGTTGACTGGGCTACGGGATTACTTTAAGCAAACCTATTTACCTAAATCACGAGCAACAGATGGTTGGTCAGGTTTGCCTAATGGAAAGGCTTGGTATCAACAGCTCGCCAACGCTCACACAACAACTACCATGCCTGTTGATGAAATTCATCAAATTGGTTTAAGTGAAGTAGCACGAATTTTATCTGAGATGGATAAGGTACGTGAACAGGTCGGTTTTAAGGGCGATTTGAAGGCGTTTTTTGCGTCTTTATCTTCAGAGCTGCAGTATTTCTATAGCGATCGCCAAGGCTTGATTGATGGCTATATGGTACTGAAAGATAAAATCAATCAGGTTTTGCCTAACTATTTTAATGTGATGCCAAAGGCTGATTATGTTGTTAAGCCAGTAGAAAGTTTTAGAGAGCAATCTGCAGCGGGAGCTTCTTATGAATCTCCTGCTGTTGATGGCAGTCGCCCCGGCGTGTTTTACATCAATACCTATAACCTAAAGGCACAGCCTAAGTGGGGGATGACGACGCTATCTTTGCATGAGGCAGCTCCTGGGCATCACTTCCAAATTGCGATTAAACAAGAGTTAACAGGCGTGCCTGAGTTCCAGCGTTTCAGTGGTTATACCGCTTTTGAAGAGGGTTGGGCACTTTATGCTGAATATCTTGGTATTGAAATGGGCCTTTTTAATGATCCTTATCAGTACTTTGGCAAGTTATCCGATGAGATGCTCCGCGCAATGCGTTTAGTCGTTGATACAGGTTTGCACGCTAAGGGCTGGAGTCGTGAGCAAGCTATCCAATATATGAAGGATAATTCGCCAATGGCAGAGTCTGATATTGTTGCCGAAGTTGAGCGTTATATGGCAATACCTGGTCAAGCTTTATCTTATAAAGTCGGGCAGTTAAAGATTTTAGCGCTACGTGATAGAGCCCAGAAAGCCTTAGGAGATAAATTTGATTTAAAAGCTTTTCACGATCAGATCCTGACATCCGGTTCATTGCCTATGGCGGTTATGGAACAAAAGATTGACCGTTGGATTGCAGCTTATCAAGCCTAA
- a CDS encoding peptidylprolyl isomerase, with amino-acid sequence MVQATARHLLVSSEEQCQALKQQIIDGADFAQIARAHSSCPSGAQGGELGSFGPGMMVREFDEVVFSAPLNEVQGPVKTQFGYHLLEVTSRS; translated from the coding sequence ATGGTTCAGGCAACAGCAAGACATTTGTTAGTCAGTAGTGAAGAGCAGTGCCAAGCATTGAAACAACAAATTATTGATGGCGCGGATTTTGCTCAAATTGCTCGTGCACATTCATCTTGTCCATCGGGGGCGCAAGGTGGTGAATTAGGTTCATTTGGGCCCGGAATGATGGTTAGGGAGTTTGATGAAGTGGTATTTAGTGCACCATTAAATGAAGTACAAGGCCCGGTAAAAACCCAATTTGGCTATCATTTACTTGAAGTTACCAGTCGCAGCTAA